Proteins encoded together in one Schumannella luteola window:
- a CDS encoding DUF4190 domain-containing protein: MTSTEQGDPTHAPEAPAAPIPPSQWAQPMYPGQPLQPIRTNLLAIIGFVGVFLMPVIGIVLGIMAKRQIAVTGEAGEGLAKWAYILGVLGTILQAVFFVVWIALFLQFASMAPTGL, from the coding sequence ATGACCTCCACCGAGCAGGGCGACCCCACACATGCGCCGGAAGCCCCCGCGGCGCCGATCCCGCCCTCGCAGTGGGCTCAGCCGATGTACCCGGGTCAGCCGCTCCAGCCGATCCGCACCAACCTGCTCGCGATCATCGGCTTCGTCGGCGTCTTCCTCATGCCCGTGATCGGGATCGTGCTCGGCATCATGGCGAAGCGGCAGATCGCCGTCACCGGCGAAGCGGGCGAGGGCCTCGCGAAGTGGGCCTACATCCTCGGCGTGCTCGGCACGATCCTGCAGGCGGTCTTCTTCGTGGTCTGGATCGCCCTGTTCCTGCAGTTCGCGTCGATGGCGCCGACGGGACTGTGA
- a CDS encoding NUDIX domain-containing protein, protein MPAPEPHEHFGVYGAWLQDGRLVTIEKVRGPYTGWLDLPGGAPEAGECREQTLARELDEECGAAVRSVLEWHPFEFRVELASDRRRPIDFRHRGLIALVDALGPVRPVESVEDVARVVLLDLGSDRPVSPPVSLAQELLARRLE, encoded by the coding sequence ATGCCCGCTCCCGAACCGCATGAGCACTTCGGCGTCTACGGGGCGTGGCTGCAGGACGGCCGGCTCGTGACGATCGAGAAGGTGCGCGGGCCCTACACGGGCTGGCTCGATCTGCCGGGAGGAGCGCCCGAGGCGGGGGAGTGTCGGGAGCAGACGCTGGCGCGCGAGCTGGATGAGGAGTGCGGCGCCGCCGTGCGCTCGGTGCTCGAATGGCATCCCTTCGAGTTCCGGGTCGAACTCGCGAGCGACAGGAGGAGGCCGATCGACTTCCGCCACCGCGGGCTCATCGCACTCGTCGACGCGCTGGGGCCAGTGCGTCCGGTCGAGAGCGTTGAGGATGTCGCGAGGGTCGTGCTGCTCGATCTCGGATCCGATCGCCCGGTCAGTCCGCCGGTCAGTCTCGCCCAAGAGCTCCTCGCGCGCCGCTTGGAGTGA
- a CDS encoding heparan-alpha-glucosaminide N-acetyltransferase domain-containing protein — protein sequence MTADAPAPAAAAPDQTAHDAVTSPAPPAQADVISPSTGRASTARLIAIDIARFIAIVGMMGNHLALGYFEPLTVAVSGFPSTLFAVLGGVSAVLSTRKYVENGQRLAASLSLAARGAVVGLIGVALGLTPTFVAVVLVYYGVGMIVTAVLLHLPSPVLLALAAALAVGGPHLNLLVHDVAQLDTLGELSYADPFQFLRSVAFTGTYPVITWLAYMLAGVLAARVLLNPERLRSAVRLVAVGAGMLAAAIAADLISRPAVLDAIMAKGLERGEAEYLVTGDGFGAPIDSSWVALVNAAPHTGSTGDIVRTVGAALLLIGVLVAIGELWRRRVAATSLNAAAERARRVPLLLRPIAAAGSAPLTLYTLHILATAAITTLITQDLGFDVFGGSGQAPWWLMGPGAWGVHVLAALAFGVVLAIVKRRGPLEALASLVARAAARLG from the coding sequence ATGACCGCCGACGCGCCGGCCCCCGCCGCAGCCGCCCCCGATCAGACCGCACACGATGCCGTGACCAGCCCGGCGCCCCCGGCGCAGGCCGACGTCATCAGTCCGTCGACCGGCCGCGCATCCACCGCCCGCCTCATCGCGATCGACATCGCCCGCTTCATCGCGATCGTCGGGATGATGGGCAATCACCTGGCGCTCGGCTACTTCGAGCCGCTGACGGTCGCGGTGAGCGGGTTCCCGTCGACGCTGTTCGCCGTGCTCGGGGGAGTGAGCGCGGTGCTGTCGACGCGCAAGTACGTCGAGAACGGGCAGCGGCTCGCGGCATCCCTCTCGCTCGCGGCGCGCGGAGCGGTCGTGGGCCTCATCGGCGTCGCGCTCGGGCTGACGCCCACCTTCGTCGCGGTGGTGCTCGTCTACTACGGGGTCGGGATGATCGTGACCGCGGTGCTGCTGCACCTGCCGAGCCCCGTGCTGCTCGCGCTCGCTGCGGCGCTCGCCGTGGGCGGACCGCACCTCAACCTGCTCGTGCACGACGTCGCCCAGCTCGACACGCTCGGCGAGCTCAGCTATGCCGACCCCTTCCAGTTCCTGCGGTCGGTCGCGTTCACGGGCACCTATCCGGTCATCACGTGGCTCGCGTACATGCTGGCGGGCGTGCTCGCGGCGCGGGTGCTGCTGAACCCCGAGCGACTGCGGTCCGCTGTGCGACTCGTCGCGGTGGGAGCGGGGATGCTGGCTGCCGCCATCGCCGCCGACCTCATCAGCCGTCCGGCGGTGCTCGACGCGATCATGGCGAAGGGGCTCGAGCGCGGGGAGGCGGAGTACCTGGTGACCGGCGACGGCTTCGGCGCCCCGATCGACTCGAGCTGGGTCGCGCTCGTCAACGCCGCGCCGCACACGGGCTCGACCGGTGACATCGTGCGCACGGTCGGCGCCGCGCTGCTGCTGATCGGCGTGCTCGTCGCGATCGGCGAGCTGTGGCGCCGTCGGGTCGCGGCGACCTCGCTCAACGCGGCGGCGGAGCGCGCTCGCCGCGTGCCGCTGCTGCTGCGCCCCATCGCGGCGGCCGGATCCGCCCCGCTGACCCTCTACACGCTGCACATCCTGGCGACCGCGGCGATCACGACCCTCATCACCCAGGATCTCGGCTTCGACGTCTTCGGCGGATCGGGCCAGGCGCCGTGGTGGCTCATGGGTCCGGGAGCGTGGGGTGTCCACGTGCTCGCGGCTCTCGCCTTCGGTGTCGTCCTGGCGATCGTGAAGCGTCGCGGTCCGCTCGAGGCGCTCGCGAGTCTGGTGGCGCGGGCGGCTGCCCGACTCGGCTGA
- a CDS encoding class I SAM-dependent methyltransferase: MSERDARALSFGAATGEYERARPGYPDEIVDAVLAGDPSDVLDLGAGTGKLTRALAVRGLRVSAVDPDPAMLAALAERSPDIPVAEGTAESIPFPDAAFDLVTVAQAWHWVDAPRAFAEVARVLRPGGALALVWNERDERDSWNRRFGEIAERSGAEVFLDEPVEFAPPFDEPVTTWVDWSRELAREQVLDLVRSRSAWLVRDEDGRAEMERGIRELLDSDADSTAAGRWVMPMRTVAFVARRD, from the coding sequence ATGAGCGAGCGGGATGCGCGGGCCCTGTCCTTCGGAGCGGCGACGGGGGAGTACGAGCGGGCGCGGCCCGGCTACCCCGACGAGATCGTCGACGCCGTGCTCGCGGGAGACCCGAGCGACGTGCTCGATCTCGGCGCCGGCACGGGCAAGCTGACCCGCGCGCTCGCCGTACGCGGTCTGCGGGTCAGCGCCGTCGACCCCGACCCGGCGATGCTCGCCGCACTCGCCGAGCGCTCGCCCGACATCCCCGTCGCCGAGGGCACGGCCGAGAGCATCCCGTTCCCCGATGCGGCTTTCGACCTGGTGACGGTCGCGCAGGCCTGGCACTGGGTGGATGCGCCGCGCGCTTTCGCCGAGGTCGCGCGCGTGCTGCGCCCCGGCGGCGCGCTCGCCCTCGTCTGGAACGAGCGCGACGAGCGCGATTCGTGGAACCGCCGCTTCGGCGAGATCGCGGAGCGCTCGGGCGCTGAGGTATTCCTCGACGAGCCGGTCGAGTTCGCACCGCCGTTCGACGAGCCGGTCACGACCTGGGTCGACTGGAGCCGCGAGCTCGCTCGCGAGCAGGTGCTCGACCTGGTGCGCTCGCGCAGCGCCTGGCTCGTGCGCGATGAGGACGGTCGCGCGGAGATGGAGCGGGGGATCCGCGAGCTGCTCGATTCGGATGCTGACAGCACCGCCGCCGGCCGCTGGGTCATGCCGATGCGCACGGTCGCGTTCGTCGCGCGGCGCGACTGA
- a CDS encoding dihydrofolate reductase family protein, which yields MATVIIHATITLDGFLAEADGGVDWMFGRPSAPDDDLVVQRVMDRIGAVVGGANKTRTIDDGEIPYGGMLKVPVFLMTHDAHDPIERDGITYTFVQDSIVDAVDRASLAAGDRWVSLLGGSISRQCLQLGLVDEIHLDVAPVLLGGGISLFAGLGERIELERLETSAFASETHQRYRVIR from the coding sequence ATGGCCACGGTGATCATCCACGCCACCATCACGCTCGACGGCTTCCTCGCCGAGGCCGACGGCGGGGTCGACTGGATGTTCGGCCGTCCCTCGGCCCCCGACGACGATCTGGTCGTGCAGCGGGTCATGGATCGGATCGGAGCCGTGGTCGGCGGCGCCAACAAGACCCGCACGATCGACGACGGCGAGATCCCCTACGGCGGGATGCTGAAGGTGCCGGTCTTCCTCATGACGCACGACGCCCACGACCCGATCGAGCGGGACGGGATCACCTACACCTTCGTGCAGGACAGCATCGTCGACGCCGTCGACCGGGCGTCGCTCGCAGCCGGTGACCGCTGGGTCAGTTTGCTCGGCGGGAGCATCTCGCGTCAGTGCCTGCAGCTGGGCCTCGTCGACGAGATCCACCTCGACGTCGCGCCGGTGCTGCTCGGCGGCGGCATCTCGCTCTTCGCCGGCCTCGGCGAGCGGATCGAGCTGGAGCGACTCGAGACGTCCGCCTTCGCGAGCGAGACGCACCAGCGCTACCGCGTCATCCGCTGA
- the ychF gene encoding redox-regulated ATPase YchF, with amino-acid sequence MALTIGIVGLPNVGKSTLFNALTKNTVLAANYPFATIEPNVGIVNLPDERLNVLAGVFASERIVPATVSFVDIAGIVKGASEGEGLGNQFLANIREADAIAQVVRAFTDDDVVHVAGAVDPSGDLETINTELMLADLQTLEKAVTRLEKEVRGKKADPAVLAAAVEAQKALGEGTPLSQVKGLELGLLKELGLLTAKPVIYVFNVDEGILTDTAKTDALAAIVAPAQAVFLDAKIESELIDLDPEDAAELLASTGQTESGLDQLARIGFDTLGLQTYLTAGPKESRAWTIGKGWKAPQAAGVIHTDFETGFIKAEVIGFDDLVAAGSVADARSAGKARIEGKDYVMQDGDVVEFRFNV; translated from the coding sequence GTGGCTCTCACCATCGGCATCGTCGGACTCCCCAACGTGGGCAAGTCGACCCTCTTCAACGCCCTCACCAAGAACACCGTGCTCGCGGCGAACTACCCGTTCGCGACGATCGAGCCGAACGTCGGGATCGTGAACCTGCCCGACGAGCGCCTGAACGTGCTGGCCGGCGTCTTCGCGAGCGAGCGGATCGTGCCCGCGACGGTGTCGTTCGTCGACATCGCCGGCATCGTGAAGGGCGCGAGCGAGGGCGAAGGGCTGGGCAACCAGTTCCTCGCGAACATCCGCGAGGCGGATGCGATCGCGCAGGTCGTGCGCGCCTTCACCGACGACGACGTCGTGCACGTCGCCGGTGCCGTCGACCCCTCGGGCGACCTCGAGACCATCAACACCGAGCTGATGCTCGCCGACCTGCAGACGCTCGAGAAGGCGGTGACGCGCCTCGAGAAGGAGGTGCGCGGCAAGAAGGCCGACCCAGCTGTGCTCGCCGCCGCCGTCGAGGCGCAGAAGGCGCTCGGCGAGGGCACCCCGCTGTCGCAGGTCAAGGGCCTCGAGCTCGGCCTGCTCAAGGAGCTCGGCCTGCTCACCGCCAAGCCGGTCATCTACGTCTTCAACGTCGACGAGGGCATCCTCACCGACACGGCGAAGACGGATGCGCTCGCCGCGATCGTCGCGCCCGCCCAGGCCGTCTTCCTCGACGCGAAGATCGAGTCGGAGCTCATCGACCTCGACCCCGAGGACGCGGCCGAGCTGCTCGCCTCCACCGGCCAGACCGAGTCGGGCCTCGACCAGCTGGCCCGCATCGGCTTCGACACCCTCGGCCTGCAGACCTACCTCACCGCCGGCCCCAAGGAGTCGCGCGCCTGGACCATCGGCAAGGGCTGGAAGGCCCCGCAGGCCGCCGGCGTCATCCACACCGACTTCGAGACGGGCTTCATCAAGGCGGAGGTGATCGGCTTCGACGACCTCGTCGCCGCCGGATCCGTCGCGGATGCCCGCTCGGCCGGCAAGGCTCGCATCGAGGGCAAGGACTACGTCATGCAGGACGGCGACGTGGTGGAGTTCCGCTTCAACGTGTGA